One Lycium barbarum isolate Lr01 chromosome 5, ASM1917538v2, whole genome shotgun sequence genomic window carries:
- the LOC132640739 gene encoding protein GRAVITROPIC IN THE LIGHT 1, with product MLEEMEGTTTKPPQISDMFTKFAHVVRTKTFELFNDDEENNNTDTTNDVFTLLNSTEEFITDQKVVVIKPDFQKYPQLTNTHFTKSLISSLFATMSSFEASYLQLQTAHVPFDENALESADKVLVSVLQKLTEMKNLYKEFRRNPSCNIDVLVGSELEFQVQEHQSKLRVLETMVNQLLSYMESKDDEVSILKKKLDKLQDFNLGLSRKLGVKNEKLNNSSTEILCTVRVFESMLRDSIKSANKFTKLLMELMKRAGWDLEKAANSAYSDVSYAEKEHHKYAFLSYICLGMFKGFDLEDYGLCDEEVSGENDYLKQLLEHVSCNPMEILSINPSCAFSRFCEKKYEQIIHPTIESSIFRNLEGKEVIVDSWKSLSVFYELFVRMASTIWLLHKLAYSFNPIVEIFQVERGVDFSMVYMEDVTRKSQFPLSKTRPKVGFTVVPGFKIGRTVIQTQVYLTALKSKE from the exons ATGCTAGAAGAAATGGAAGGCACAACAACAAAACCCCCACAAATCTCCGACATGTTTACCAAATTCGCCCATGTTGTCCGAACCAAAACCTTCGAACTCTTCAACGACGATGAAGAAAACAACAACACCGACACTACCAATGATGTCTTTACTCTCCTTAATTCCACCGAAGAATTCATAACTGACCAAAAAGTCGTTGTAATCAAACCTGATTTCCAAAAATACCCTCAGTTAACAAATACCCATTTTACTAAATCCCTTATTTCTTCACTTTTCGCTACAATGTCGTCATTTGAAGCTTCTTATCTTCAGTTACAAACAGCTCATGTTCCCTTTGACGAAAATGCCCTTGAATCAGCTGATAAAGTTTTGGTTTCAGTTCTTCAGAAGTTAACTGAAATGAAGAATTTGTATAAGGAATTTAGAAGAAACCCAAGTTGTAATATTGATGTTCTTGTAGGGTCAGAATTGGAATTTCAG GTACAAGAGCATCAGAGCAAGCTCAGAGTTTTGGAGACTATGGTAAATCAGTTACTTTCTTATATGGAGTCTAAAGATGATGAAGTTTCAATTTTGAAGAAGAAATTGGATAAATTGCAAGATTTTAATTTGGGGTTGTCAAGAAAGTTAGGGGtgaaaaatgaaaaattgaaTAATAGTAGTACGGAGATATTATGTACAGTTCGTGTTTTTGAATCTATGTTACGCGATTCGATTAAGTCAGCGAACAAATTTACTAAGTTATTGATGGAGTTAATGAAAAGGGCAGGTTGGGATTTGGAGAAAGCAGCAAATTCTGCGTATTCTGATGTTAGTTATGCAGAAAAAGAACACCATAAATATGCATttttgtcatatatttgtttggGCATGTTTAAAGGTTTTGATCTAGAAGATTACGGTTTGTGTGATGAAGAAGTATCTGGTGAGAATGATTATTTGAAACAATTACTTGAGCATGTTTCATGTAATCCAATGGAGATATTGAGTATTAATCCTAGTTGTGCATTTTCAAGATTTTGCGAGAAGAAGTACGAGCAGATAATTCACCCGACAATAGAATCATCGATATTCAGAAATTTGGAGGGGAAAGAAGTCATAGTGGATTCATGGAAGTCGTTAAGTGTGTTTTACGAGTTGTTTGTAAGGATGGCTAGTACAATATGGTTGCTTCATAAGTTGGCTTACTCGTTTAATCCTATAGTTGAGATATTCCAAGTTGAGAGAGGGGTAGACTTTTCGATGGTGTACATGGAAGATGTTACAAGGAAAAGTCAATTCCCGTTGAGCAAGACGAGGCCAAAGGTGGGATTTACTGTGGTGCCTGGGTTTAAAATTGGGAGGACAGTCATTCAGACACAGGTTTATCTAACAGCCTTAAAATCCAAGGAATAG
- the LOC132640740 gene encoding probable tRNA N6-adenosine threonylcarbamoyltransferase, mitochondrial isoform X1, which yields MILQGLSPHPSSIFYYLKMVSLLLPNLSSPISRLTLLWRPSLQLTFKATSKFQLHNKSVKPEWFKSFSACNLPMVANDNLVVLGIETSCDDTAAAVVNSHGEILSQVISSQAELLARYGGVAPKMAEEAHALVIDQVVQEALDKANLTERDLTAVAVTIGPGLSLCLRIGVRKARKVAGSHNLPLVGVHHMEAHTLVARLVERELQFPFMALLVSGGHNLLILARDLGDYIQLGTTIDDAIGEAYDKTAKWLGLDLRRSGGPAVEELAREGDAKSVNFKVPMKQHKDCNFSYAGLKTQVRLAIEAKRINAEISLASASDEERQARADIAASFQRVAVLHLEEKCERAIEWALNIEPSINHLVVSGGVASNKYVRARLDEVVNRKGLKLVCPPPSLCTDNGVMVAWTGIEHFRLGRFDPPPPANELEDAVLDLRPRWPLGEEYAEGKSEARSMRTARMHPSLTSLIKASIKLESQSAI from the exons ATGATATTGCAAGGATTAAGCCCTCATCCATCTTCCATTTTCTACTATCTCAAAATGGTGTCCTTATTATTACCCAACTTGTCTTCCCCAATTTCCCGTTTAACCCTTCTATGGAGACCCTCACTTCAGCTCACATTCAAAGCTACAAGTAAATTTCAATTGCATAACAAATCAGTAAAGCCCGAATGGTTCAAATCTTTTTCAGCTTGTAATCTTCCAATGGTTGCAAATGATAATTTAGTTGTTTTGGGCATCGAAACAAGCTGTGATGATACAGCTGCCGCTGTT GTAAATAGCCATGGTGAAATTCTCAGCCAAGTTATCTCTTCTCAG GCAGAACTGCTTGCTCGATATGGAGGAGTTGCTCCTAAGATGGCAGAGGAAGCACACGCACTGGTGATTGATCAG GTGGTACAAGAAGCGCTAGATAAAGCTAATCTAACTGAGAGGGATCTAACTGCAGTTGCTGTCACGATTGGTCCTGGTTTAAGCCTTTGTCTGCGAA TTGGTGTGCGGAAAGCAAGGAAAGTTGCTGGTTCTCATAATTTACCTCTTGTTGGTGTCCATCACATGGAAGCTCATACTCTGGTTGCCAG GCTAGTGGAAAGAGAGCTGCAGTTTCCTTTTATGGCCCTACTTGTCTCAG GTGGGCATAATCTTTTAATCCTTGCACGTGATCTTGGCGATTACATACAACTTGGGACAACAATTGATGATGCAATTGGTGAGGCATATGACAAAACGGCAAAATGGCTTGGTCTTGATTTGAGGAGGAGTGGGGGCCCTGCTGTGGAGGAGCTAGCTCGAGAAGGAGATGCCAAATCTGTCAATTTTAAA GTCCCTATGAAACAACACAAGGATTGTAACTTCTCATATGCTGGTCTGAAGACGCAAGTGAGGTTGGCAATTGAAGCAAAACGAAT CAATGCTGAAATCTCTCTTGCTTCAGCTTCTGATGAAGAGAGACAGGCTCGGGCAGATATTGCTGCCTCCTTTCAG CGAGTTGCGGTATTACATTTGGAGGAAAAGTGTGAACGGGCAATTGAGTGGGCTTTGAACATTGAGCCTTCTATAAATCATTTG GTAGTGTCTGGAGGTGTTGCATCTAACAAGTATGTCAGAGCTCGGCTTGATGAGGTTGTGAATAGGAAAGGGCTGAAACTTGTATGCCCCCCTCCAAGCCTTTGTACTGACAATG GTGTAATGGTTGCTTGGACTGGCATTGAGCATTTCCGTCTTGGCAGATTTGATCCTCCACCTCCTGCAAATGAACTAGAAGATGCTGTG CTTGATTTGCGGCCAAGGTGGCCACTTGGTGAGGAGTATGCTGAAGGAAAAAGTGAAGCTCGCTCAATGAGAACAGCACGGATGCATCCATCACTTACCTCTCTCATCAAGGCATCTATTAAGCTGGAGTCACAGTCTGCAATTTAA
- the LOC132640740 gene encoding probable tRNA N6-adenosine threonylcarbamoyltransferase, mitochondrial isoform X2 produces the protein MILQGLSPHPSSIFYYLKMVSLLLPNLSSPISRLTLLWRPSLQLTFKATSKFQLHNKSVKPEWFKSFSACNLPMVANDNLVVLGIETSCDDTAAAVAELLARYGGVAPKMAEEAHALVIDQVVQEALDKANLTERDLTAVAVTIGPGLSLCLRIGVRKARKVAGSHNLPLVGVHHMEAHTLVARLVERELQFPFMALLVSGGHNLLILARDLGDYIQLGTTIDDAIGEAYDKTAKWLGLDLRRSGGPAVEELAREGDAKSVNFKVPMKQHKDCNFSYAGLKTQVRLAIEAKRINAEISLASASDEERQARADIAASFQRVAVLHLEEKCERAIEWALNIEPSINHLVVSGGVASNKYVRARLDEVVNRKGLKLVCPPPSLCTDNGVMVAWTGIEHFRLGRFDPPPPANELEDAVLDLRPRWPLGEEYAEGKSEARSMRTARMHPSLTSLIKASIKLESQSAI, from the exons ATGATATTGCAAGGATTAAGCCCTCATCCATCTTCCATTTTCTACTATCTCAAAATGGTGTCCTTATTATTACCCAACTTGTCTTCCCCAATTTCCCGTTTAACCCTTCTATGGAGACCCTCACTTCAGCTCACATTCAAAGCTACAAGTAAATTTCAATTGCATAACAAATCAGTAAAGCCCGAATGGTTCAAATCTTTTTCAGCTTGTAATCTTCCAATGGTTGCAAATGATAATTTAGTTGTTTTGGGCATCGAAACAAGCTGTGATGATACAGCTGCCGCTGTT GCAGAACTGCTTGCTCGATATGGAGGAGTTGCTCCTAAGATGGCAGAGGAAGCACACGCACTGGTGATTGATCAG GTGGTACAAGAAGCGCTAGATAAAGCTAATCTAACTGAGAGGGATCTAACTGCAGTTGCTGTCACGATTGGTCCTGGTTTAAGCCTTTGTCTGCGAA TTGGTGTGCGGAAAGCAAGGAAAGTTGCTGGTTCTCATAATTTACCTCTTGTTGGTGTCCATCACATGGAAGCTCATACTCTGGTTGCCAG GCTAGTGGAAAGAGAGCTGCAGTTTCCTTTTATGGCCCTACTTGTCTCAG GTGGGCATAATCTTTTAATCCTTGCACGTGATCTTGGCGATTACATACAACTTGGGACAACAATTGATGATGCAATTGGTGAGGCATATGACAAAACGGCAAAATGGCTTGGTCTTGATTTGAGGAGGAGTGGGGGCCCTGCTGTGGAGGAGCTAGCTCGAGAAGGAGATGCCAAATCTGTCAATTTTAAA GTCCCTATGAAACAACACAAGGATTGTAACTTCTCATATGCTGGTCTGAAGACGCAAGTGAGGTTGGCAATTGAAGCAAAACGAAT CAATGCTGAAATCTCTCTTGCTTCAGCTTCTGATGAAGAGAGACAGGCTCGGGCAGATATTGCTGCCTCCTTTCAG CGAGTTGCGGTATTACATTTGGAGGAAAAGTGTGAACGGGCAATTGAGTGGGCTTTGAACATTGAGCCTTCTATAAATCATTTG GTAGTGTCTGGAGGTGTTGCATCTAACAAGTATGTCAGAGCTCGGCTTGATGAGGTTGTGAATAGGAAAGGGCTGAAACTTGTATGCCCCCCTCCAAGCCTTTGTACTGACAATG GTGTAATGGTTGCTTGGACTGGCATTGAGCATTTCCGTCTTGGCAGATTTGATCCTCCACCTCCTGCAAATGAACTAGAAGATGCTGTG CTTGATTTGCGGCCAAGGTGGCCACTTGGTGAGGAGTATGCTGAAGGAAAAAGTGAAGCTCGCTCAATGAGAACAGCACGGATGCATCCATCACTTACCTCTCTCATCAAGGCATCTATTAAGCTGGAGTCACAGTCTGCAATTTAA